CAGTAGGGATCCCTTCCAACATGAATGGCTGGTGATCACTATGCAACCACGCCCCAAAAACAAATACATTCTTGAAACCCGTATCAATCTTCACAATCTCCTCACCCCAACTCGTAAACAACCCCTTCATCTCAGCCCTGCTTGTTGCAAAACCCTTAGGATCGTTTGTCATATCATAATTCAACATAAACTTCACCTTACCCAGCTCACCCTTCTTCTCTGCCTGTGCGATATAAGCCTTAGAGCCTAACAGCCCCTGCTCTTCCCCCATAAACAAAATAAACTCTACCGTTCTCTTCGTCTTCAACTTCAGCGCCTTAAAAGACCTTGCCATATCCATTACCGCAAAAGAACCAATTCCATTATCAATTGCACCAGTAGCCAGATCCCAGCTATCCAGATGCCCGCCAACTAAAATCTTTTCATCCGGCAAAGAATCACCCTTTAAAGTGGCAATTACATTTCTCGCTTTAATCATACCCGAGAAATTCGTCATAGTCAAACTCGCAAACTGAGGCCTGGATTTCAACTCCTCCTTTAAACGCATTCCATCCTCTAACCCAATACAAACCGCAGGAATAGAAATTAACTTGCCCGTTACCGAAGCCGTTCCCGTCAACAACACACCGCCCTTAACCCCGTTAATAATGATAATCCCAACAGCACCATGACTAATCGCAAGCGCCGTCTTCTCAGAACGGTGTAAAGAAGCAGTACCCGCAGGAGATCCCGGTAATACCCCCAGGTAAACCAAAGCAATCTTACCTTTCACTAAACCAGCATCCTTCGTATAATCACTCTCCAAACCATTACCCAAATCAACCAGACCAGCCGAAACAGCAGACTTTACCGGAGAATGTGCCAAAGCCACAGAAGGAATAACCTTTAACGAACCAGTCCCATCACCTACTTTAGTTTCATTGCTGATTCTGCTCCAGCTCTCTACTTCGAAAGGCTGATAACGCACATCATATCCGTAAGATTTAAATAAATTAAAAGCATAAGCTTCCGCTTTGGCCCCATTTGCAGAACCAGTTAAACGGTGACCAATAGTTTCTGTAGCAGACTTCAAAGTGCTATAAGCCTTCGAATGTTCCTGTACATCTGTATTAATCTGACTAAAAGCTTTACCGAAATTATCCTGAGCATGTGCAGAAACTGCCAGCCCGGCGAAAAAGAGAGAGAAAAGTATCTTCATGGAAATATATTTCGATTAAAATAAGCTTTTAATTAAAATATATAACGACAAAAAGATACTGTATGGGAATTGTTACTTTTTACGTTCCGTTGTATAACGAACTAATTGTTCAAGCCCTGTTCTGGCTTCACTCTCTTCAAAAGTATATAGGATATCAAACGCTTCCTGCTGATACTGTGCCATTTTTTCATTGGCATAATGTACCCCCTGCTTTTCATTCACAAAATCAATGATCTGCTGTATTTTAGCAGGCTCATCATTGTGATTCTTCACCAGGTTAATCATTTTCTTTTTCTCCGCCTTGTCTGCACGATTTAAAGCATAAATTAAAGGAAGTGTAACTTTCTTTTCCTTAATATCTATCCCTAAAGGTTTACCCACATCGTCCGTTCCAAAATCGAAAGTATCATCCTTAATCTGGAAAGCAATACCAACCTTCTCTCCGAATAAACGCATCTTTTCAATCGTCTCATCGTCCGCACCAGCTGATGCAGCACCACAAGCACAACAAGAAGCAATCAGTGAGGCGGTCTTCTGACGGATAACATCAAAATAAAGTTCTTCCCCGATGTCCATCCTGCGCACCTTCTCAATTTGTAACAACTCTCCCTCACTCATCTGCTTAACCGCTTCAGAAACGATTTGCAAAAGACGGAATTCATTGTTATTTACAGAAAGCAAAAGCCCTTTGGCCAGCAAATAATCACCAACCAGCACCGCAATCTTATTTTTCCACAAAGCATTGATAGAAAAGAAGCCCCTGCGCTCATAAGCATTATCGACTACATCATCATGAACAAGTGTTGCGGTATGTAATAACTCAACCAGGGCAGCACCACGATGTGTGGATTCAATAATCCCCCCGCAAAGTTTAGCGGCAAAGAAAACAAACATAGGTCTGATCTGCTTACCTTTTCTCTTGACGATATAGTGTGTGATCCGATCCAATAATGGAGCATCACTGTGCATGGAGGCCTTGAACTTTTCTTCAAAGACTGCTATATCTGCGGCTATGGGTTTCTTAATCTGATTTATTCCCGGCATTCAGGTTTGAAATATTTGCAAACTTAACTAAATTCAGTTAATTCTGCTTGAATGAAATTTTAAAATTGAATTATTAAGTCTAGTGCTTTAAAGTAATGTGCTGAAAGATCTGTTCTGCATGAATCCTGGAATTTTCAATAAACCATTTATGCGTGTCCATCCCTCCGCAAACTACCCCTGCAAGATATAGACCCGGCAAGTTTGTTTCCATAGTTTCCGGATTATAAGCCGGAGCTGTACCTGATTCACCATCCAGTTTTACGCCCAGTTTTTTCAGCATCCCAAAATCAGGCTGATAACCAGTCATCGCAATCACCCAGTCATTGGCTATAGTGATCGTTTCTTCAGGAGTTTTGATAGTCACGCTATCTTCAGTAATCGCAATTACTTCTGAATTGAAATAAGCTTTGATCTCTCCTTCTTTAATCCTGTTCTCGATATCCGGGCGCACCCAGTATTTGACATAAGAGCCAATTTCAGAATTACGGATAACCAGCGTAACCTTCGCGCCCTTCCGGTAAGTTTCCAGCGCAGCATCTATACCAGAATTATTTGCACCAATCACCACGACGTTCTGGAAAGCATATAAATGCGGATCTTTATAGTAATGTGCAACTTTAGGCAAACTCTCTCCAGGAATATCCATTAAAAGAGGCACATCATAAAATCCTGTGGATATAATCACATTTTTAGCTTTATAGGACCTTTTAGAAGTCTGAACCTCAAATTCACCGGTTGCTATTTTACTAACTTCCTGTACTTTTTCAAAAAGATTAATTTGTAAATCAAATTTCTCTGCTACCCGGCGATAATATTCTACCGCCTCATTCCGGTTCGGCTTAGGGTTGATACTCACAAACGGCACTTCTCCAATCTCTAACTTTTGAGAAGTAGAGAAAAAAGTCATAAAAACAGGGTAATTATACAAGCTGTTCACCAGCGCACCCTTTTCTACAATAATATATTTAAGTCCTGCCTTTTGGGCTGCTATTCCACAAGCCATACCAATCGGGCCAGCACCAATGATCAGCACATCATATTCTTCCATTAACAAATCAGGATTTAAGTTCTTTGGCTGACGCAGCGTTATCTGTGCGTTTCAGACCTGTGGAACGGATGGCAGCATAACCGCCTTTGATATCAATTACGTTCTCTACCCCTCTTGCTTTAAGGATAGACGCGGCAATCATTGACCGGTAACCTCCTGCGCAGTGGATATAATAAGTTGCTGAAGGATTGATTTCATTCGTCCAGTCATTGATATAATCCAGCGGACGGGTTAAAGTACACTCTAAATGTCCGGCTTCATATTCTCCGGGCTTACGGACATCCAGTACTTTCAAATCCGGATGAGCGTGCATCATTTCTTCAAATTCAGACACAGATACTGAACCAATAGTTTCTACATCCTTACCCGCTTTTATCCATGCAGCAATACCACCTTCCAGATAACCAATAGTATGGTCATAGCCGACTCTGGCCAGACGGGTAATCGCCTCTTCCGCTTTTCCTTCTTCTACAATGAGCAGTAAAGGTTGCTTCAAATCCGTAATCAATGCACCTACCCAGGGGGCAAACTGTCCGTTCAGCCCAATGTTAATTGACGATGGGATAAAAGACCGGGCAAAGTCCTGCGGGTCCCTGGTATCCAGGATTAATGCGCCCATGTGATTTACAGTAGCTTCAAATTCTTCCGGTTCCATTGGGATTAATCCCTTTTCTTTCACCTGGGCGAAACTTTCATAGCCATTTTTATTGATGGCTGCATTCTTCGCAAAATATTGTGGCGGAGGTAAAGTACCTTCCGTTACTTGTTGAATAAAATCTTCGCGGTTAGCTGTTTTAAGCGCGTAATTAACTTCTTTCTGATGCCCTAAAGTATCAAATGTTTCTTTACTCATATGTTTACCACAGGCAGAACCTGCACCATGGGCCGGGTAAACCAGCACATCATCCGGTAAAGAAAGAATTTTCGATTGTAAAGAATCATATAAGATTCCAGCCATCTCTTCGGCTGTTTGTGCTCCTTTTTGTACCAGGTCTGGTCTGCCTACGTCTCCGATAAAAAGTGTATCCCCTGTAAAAATACAGTAAGGCTTGCCATCTTTATCACTCAGTAAATAGGTTGTAGATTCAGGGGTATGGCCCGGCGTATGTAAAGTCGTAATTGTTAAATCCCCGATTTTAAACGTTTCTCCATCCTGTGCAATATGAGAATCAAAAGTTGTTTGTGCAGTAGGTCCGTAAATAATTTTCGCACCTGAATGCTGGGCAAGATCAACGTGCCCGGAAACGAAATCAGCATGAAAATGTGTTTCAAAGATATATTTGATGGTTGCACCAGCCAGCTTAGCTTTTTTAAGATAAGGCTGAACTTCCCTTAAAGGATCAATAATTGCCGCCTCTCCATTGCTCTCAATATAATAAGCTGCCTCGGCCAGACAGCCCGTATAAATTTGCTCTATCTTCATCTAGAATATGTTTTTATATTACGCTGTTAACTCACCGCGCAAAGATTGCTCCATTAGCCCGGCAATTTCAGTATTTGTAAGATTTTGACCCATCAAATACATTAGCTTGGTTACTGTCGCCTCAAATGTCATATCAAATCCGCTGATAATGCCCATTTGCTGTAATTTTTTACTTGTTTCATATTTACCCAGTTCAACTGATCCTCCCTGACATTGCGAAATGTCAACAATCAGTTTACCCTGATCTATGGCAGCTTGCAAGCTGTCAATAAACCATTTTGCAGTCGTGGTATTACCCGAACCAAAGGTTTCCAGGACAATTGCATCTACTGATGACGTGGTAATCGCCTGAACAGCCTGCGGGGTAATACCCGGATACAACTTCAGCACCCCGATATTAGCATTGAAGTTAGATTGTACCACTAAAGGTTCTTGCGGAAGATCGTGAATATAATTCGTATAGAAAGAAAGGCTTACTCCCGCTTCTGCCAGAATGTGATAGTTTGGAGATTGAAAAGCTTCAAACTTCTCTGAATTATACTTGATGGAGCGGTTTCCGCGGAACAGCTGATAATCGAAATAAATACAAACTTCTGGCACCATTGCTACGCCGTTAATTTTAGTAGCAACAATTTCAAGGGCAGTGATTAAATTCTCTTTGGCATCTGTCCGGATTTCTCCAATAGGCAGCTGCGAACCAGTCAGTACCACTGGTTTGGCCAGGTTCTTCAGCATAAAGCTCAGTGCAGAAGCCGTATAAGCCATCGTATCAGAACCGTGCAACACAACAAATCCATCATAATCGTCATAGGTGTCTTCTATAATTCTGGCCAGCTCTGCCCAGATAACCGGGTCCATGTTGGAAGAATCCAGAATGGGATTAAAAGAGTGTACCGACAAATGATAATTCAAACGGGCCAGTTCAGGTACATTCTGCTGGATCTGTTCAAAATCAAAAGGAATTAATGAACCCGTTAGCGGGTTGTTGACCATACCGATAGTTCCACCTGTATAGATAATGAGAATTTTTGTCATGTAAAGCTAGACGTTAAATATTTTTATAGAATTAGCTGTAGTTACTTCTGCTACTTTTTCCACAGGGATATGATAAATGTCAGCAACCTTCTGTGCAATGTGTACCAGGTAACTGCTTTCGTTAGGTTTACCTCTGTAAGGTACAGGCGCAAGATATGGTGAATCTGTTTCCAGTACCAGGTGTTCCAGGTCTATATGTGAAAGTACTTCGTCCAGGCCAGCCTTTTTATAAGTAACCACACCACCTATCCCTAAGTAGAAGCCTAATTCAATAGTTCTTTGTGCTTGCTCCAGGTTACCGGTAAAACAATGAAGGATTCCTCTAAGATCTTCTCCTTTTTCCGCTTCCAGTACTTCAAATACTTCATCAAAAGCTTCGCGGCAATGAATCACAATCGGAAGCTTTAATTCCTTAGCCCATCTGATTTGTTCATAAAAGGCATCCTGTTGCATTGCAAGCGTAGTTTTATCCCAGTAAAGGTCAATACCGATCTCGCCAATAGCGTAAATCTTTCTGCCTTCAATGCTTTGATGAATTTCTTTTAGTACTTCCTGATAGCCTTCTTTGACCTCGCAAGGATGCAGGCCTGCCATTGCAAAACAATTATCAGGATACTTTCTGACCAGGTCATCGATCTTTGCGATGGAAGAGATATCAACATTAGGAAGGAATAAACGGTCTATTTTATTTTCGAAACAGCGCTGAAAAAGCAGCGCCTGTTTTTCCTCCTCCGTTTCGTAATACAAATGCGTATGCGTATCGGTTAAAAACATAAAACAAAGTTAATAAAAAAACCCTGTCCGGATTACCGGACAGGGTTTATACGTTTGATTAAAATCAAAATTATTTTTTAGCAGCAGGAGCCATAACCGGCGCAGCAGCAGCTGGTGCACCTGTAGGTTTTTTGATGTCAGTAATTTCAACATCAAAAGCCAATGGAGAGAATGGGGTGATACCGCCTTGTGGCATTCCACCTTCACCGTAAGCTAATTTTGAAGGAATGATTAAAGTGATTTTTCCACCTTTACCAATTAACTTCAAACCTTCGTCAAATCCTGGAATTGCTCTTCCAATAGTAAATGGACGCGGGCCATATTGTGCCATTGCATTGAATTTACCTGATTCTTTAGCCACTTTTTCGATACTTGTATCAAAAATGCTTTCTTTACCATCAGATTTTTTAGTTAGTAATTTACCAGTGTAATTTACCATTAAAGTATCTGTAGGTGTAGCTCTTTGTGCATCACCGGGAGCTGTAATTACATATTGTAAACCAGAAGCAGTAGTTTGTACTTTTAGTTTATTGTCTTCGATAAAGTTTTTGATTTTACCAGCTTCAGCAGCTTTATGTTTAGCAACAGTAGCCTGGAAATCTTTCTGGAAAAACTCAGTCGCTTTTTTCTGGAAAGTTGAATCCGCTTCACCTTTAGCTTTGTGCATTACTTTTTCGATTTTCACAGTGAAAACCATGTATTTGTCTTTTTGAGTAGCTGGTTTTGGCTGGTTTGAATATTTAGCCATTGAATCCAGGTCAATTTTGAAAGTAGCACTATCGCCTTCTGCTAATAACATTAAAGCGTCAGAGATATCTCCTGCCCATTGTTTTTTAGATACAGGGAATACAGCTGGTTGCTGAATATCATAAGTACTGCTGGTTACTGAATCTTTCTCAGTTTTCTGGATTGCATTGATTTTGATAATATCACCTTCAACGATTTTGTCTTTTCCTTCAGTCTTGTGGATCGTGTACATCAGGCCTCCCGGACCTTTTTTGAAGTTGTTACAAGCTGCTAAACCAAGTGTAGCGGCAAAAAGAATTACTAATGTTTTTTTCATTTTAGATTTATTGTGTTTTATTTTAATTTCATGAAGCACGCTTCAGCTATCCTGCAATTTATACAATCTATGCTTTACGTTCCATTTTATTTGTTTGTTTTTTCTTTTAGAGTCTAAATTTAAACAGACGCTTACAAAAAGCAAGTTTAAGCAAACTTTAAATTAATTACTGCAATAATTGTGTTTTATACTCCGGTAAAATAGATTTAAAGTATGCAATCGTATCTTCAAGGTTCAAATCAGAGTATCCGCCAGCTGCATTTCTATGCCCGCCACCATTGAAAAACTTCTTACAAATCTCATTCGCAGGAAAATCACCCGTTGAGCGCAAAGATAATTTAACTTTATCTGTCCTTTCAATGATAAAAGCTGCTAATTTAATTCCATTGATGGAAAGTGCATAGTTTACAATTCCCTCTGTATCACCAGTAACGATGCTGAAGCGTTTAAGTTCTTCGGCAGTAACTGAAATAATAGCAGTATTAAATTCCCTGATGATTTCCAGTTTATTAGTCAGACAGTTCCCCAGGAAACGCAAACGGTTTTCTGTAGCATTGTCATAAACTAACTGGTGAATACGCCAGTGCTCTGCTCCCGCATCAATCAGATCAGCACCAATACGGTAAACTGTAGAAGTTGCAGAAGGGAAACGGAATGAACCTGAGTCGGTCATAATACCGGTATATAAACAGGTCGCAATGTCTTTATTCATCAGTTCACCATCTTTCAGTTCATTGACAATAAAGTCGTAAACCAGCTGGGCCGCTGCACAAGCATTGATACTCCAATGTCTGTAATCGTCAAAATCTTCAGGATCAAGGTGATGATCGATCATAATTTTGTAGGCAGATGAATTCCGGATTACTTCTCCAAGCTCGTTGATACGGCTCAGGGTATTGAAGTCCAGACAGAATACCAGCGCAGCATCAGCAACTAATTGCTCTGCTTCTTCTTTGGCTTCTGTATAAATCATTACATCAGAGTTATTTGGTAACCAGTGTAAGAAATACGGATAATCTGTTGGGGTAATTACTTTGACATGGTGCCCTTTCTGGATCAAATATGCGTATAAGCCCAAAGAAGAGCCCATAGCATCGCCATCAGGTTTATGGTGTGTAGTAATTACAATTTTCTGCGGCGTTGCCAGCAATGTTTTGAGTTGGGAAAGGGATAGCATAATTTTCGCTGCAAATCTAATAATTTAATGAATAGGAAGCTGTTTAATTTTAATCAGATGTGCCTGAACAATTTTCTGGTAGCTTCTTTTAATTAGGTGTTTAATATTAACTATAGAAAATGTAATTTTGCAAAATAAATAACACAAAGATGACTACAAACAGAACATTTACAATGATTAAGCCAGATGCAGTTGCAAATGGACATATCGGAGCAATTATCAATGACATTACTGCTGCTGGTTTTAAAATCATTGCTTTAAAATACACTCATTTAACGGCAGAAACTGCTGGTAAATTCTATGAAGTACACAAAGATCGTCCATTTTATGGTGATTTAGTTAGCTTTATGTCTTCTGGACCTATCGTAGCTGCCATTCTTGAAAAAGATAATGCTATTGAAGACTTCAGAAAATTAATCGGTGCTACAAACCCTGCTGATGCAGCGGAAGGTACTATCCGTCAAAAATATGCTAAATCTATCGATGCGAATGCTGTTCACGGATCTGATTCGGACGAGAACGCTGCAATCGAAGGAGATTTCTTCTTCACTGCTGCTGAACGTTTCTAGTTTTTGCTGAATAAAATTATAAAATAAGCACTCTTATGGGGTGCTTATTTTCGTTACGACAACATTGAACCAATTCTAAAACATGAAGAAATTAATCATTACCCTTTTGATTCCTTTTTGCGGTTATGCGGTAACTGCACAGACTAAACGTAAACCTGCAACAAAAAAAGCACTTGTAAAATCAACCGCTGCTCCTGCCAGAATGACCAGCCTTGCAGATTCAGCAAGTTATGCTTTCGGTATTTCCATGGGCTCCGGCTTAAAAACCAATGGTTTGAAAGCACTGAACTATGATTTACTGATTAAAGGGTTGAAAGATGCTTTTCAGGGACAAACGCCGTTATTAAATGAGCAGGCTTCACAAAAAGCAATCGGAGATCTATTTAAAACAATTACCATGGAAAAATATGCACCACAGATCGCTAAGGAAAAAAACTTCCTGGAAGGCAATCTGAAACAAATCAATGTTAAAAATACGGCAAGTGGCTTACAGTATATTGTAATTACTCCTGGCGAAGGGCCAAAACCTACTGCTACGGATAATGTATTGGTGAATTATAAAGGCACTTTACTGGACGGAAAACAATTTGACAGTTCTTATGATAGAAAAGAACCGCTTTCTATTGCAGTTAACAGAGTGATTCCAGGATGGACCGAAGGTTTACAACTGATGTCTCCGGGTTCAAAATATAAATTCTTCATTCCTTATCAATTAGCTTACGGCGAACGCGCGATGGGAAAAGACATCCCTCCTTACAGTATGCTGATTTTTGAAGTTGAATTATTAAAAATAAACGGTAAATAATATTTTTAAAAACCATTTCATAGGCGATTTGTTGTGAGTAAATAAATTAACACACTATGGAAATTAAAAGATATTTACCACTCGCATTTGTAGCTCTGATTATGACAACTTTAAGTAGCTGTCAACTTATAGAGGGGATATTCAAGGCCGGAGTCTGGTCCGGTATAATTGTAGTTGTTGTAGTGCTTGCCCTTATTATATGGGTAGTCAGCAAAATATTTGGTGGCGGAAGTAAAGGCTAATCCTACAGGAATATAATTTCATTGATGACCTCTGAACCGGCACGTTCATTCAGTTTCTGGATGATGCCGGTTCTTACCATTAATAGCTCGTTTTTGATCACAGAAGACTCAATACGAACAAATAGCTTTTTATGGGCGATATAGATTTGTGTTGTCCGGTTTCCGATAGCAGTTCCCATAATTTCCGGCCACATGGCGACAACGCCTGTTTCATCAAATTTCCCTTTTAACCTGTAAACAGACAGCATTTTTGAAATGGCATCTTTTAAGGTCATGTCATTAGGTTTACGCATGTTGTATACCTCCGTTAATTACTTCGAATAAAGTTACGGGAACTTTGATCTTATCGAAAATATTCAGCACTCTTTCTTTTCCGGTATCGGTAATAAAAATCTGTCCGAAGTCATGATGAGAAACCATTTCCATCAGCTTATGCATCCGGCGTTCATCGAGCTTATCAAAAATATCATCTAATAACAATAAAGGTTTGAAGCCTTTATATTTTTCTACATAAGCATACTGTGCGAGTTTTAATGCGATCAGGAAAGATTTCTGCTGTCCTTGTGAGCCAAACTTCTTTAAAGGCATATCCCGGATCGTGAAAATCAGATCATCTTTATGAATTCCGGTCGTTGTTCTTTCGAGTACTTTATCTTTTTCTACAGATTGCAGCAATAAGGTTTCAAAAGGAGTATCATTCAGCTGAGATTGATAAGTTAAGCAGACCTGTTCTGCATCCTCAGTCAGATATTGATAGTATTTATTGAACAGTTCTATATAATCTACCATAAACTGCTGGCGCTTTGCAAAAATCTTCTCTCCGCAGCCAATCAATTGTTCATTAAATATTTCGAGCAGAGCAGGATCATAACGGCGTGTAGTTGCGATCTGTTTCAATAACGCATTTCTGTTGAGCAGGTGCCTGTTATATAACATCAGCTCGTCCAGATACTGTGAATCAGTCTGAGAAATCACATTGTCCATAAACTTACGGCGTTCCTCACTCCCATCCATAATAATCGTGACATCATAGGGCGAAATCATCACCAATGGAAACAGTCCGATATGACTGGCCAGCTTATCGTATTCTTTTTTATTCCGCTTAAATTGCTTTTTCTGATTTTTCTTGACGCCGCAGGTTATCTTTTCATTTTTTTCCTGGCGGTCAAAATCCCCCTGGATCATAAAAAGTTCTTCAGCAGTTTTGATCTGCTGACTGTCAATCGGATTGAAATAGCTCTTGCAAAGGCACAGATAGTGGATAGCATCCAGCAAATTGGTCTTCCCGGCGCCATTATTCCCGATAAACGCGTTTACCGTTTTTGAAAACCGTAAATCAGCATCAGAATAATTCTTGAAGTTGAGCAGAGTAATGTTTTTTAACCACATAGTATGAGTCTGCAAAGTTACCGTTTAGCTTTGTTAAAAGAAGCTGATCTACAGATTTGTTTCATCATTATCCTATTCACATCTAATTCAGGAGGTTCGAAAAACACTGAGTATCAAAATTTTTATTTAAATACTGAAAAAGAGGTTGATACTTTAACCGAAAAATGTATTTTTGCAATCCTTAATTTTTTTAAATAAAATGTCCACAACAGAAAAAGAAGTAAATCATAACGTTAAAAAAGGTTCATTCTTAGAGGAAAACTCTAAAAGCCTTTTATTCATTGCCGCAGCGGTAATCGTATTAGTGATCATATACTTTTGGTATCAGAATGTATATTTAAAGGACAGAGCTGAAGAGGCTTCTGCAAAAATGTACAAAGCAGAACAATATGTTGGGGTAGATTCTCTGGCTAACAAAGCGATCAGCGGAGATGCAGGTTACCCTGGATTTGAAAAAATCGCTGAAGAGTATAACAATACTAAATCAGCAAACTTAGCAAACCTCTACCTTGGTGGAATTTATTTACGTAAAGGGGAGTATAAAAAAGCAACTGAAGTTTTAGGTAAATATTCAGAAACAGGAAGCCCTGTTGCAGATCCACTGGCATTAGGAATGTTAGGTGACGCTTACAGTGAGCTGAAAGACTATAGTCAGGCGATTACTTATTACAAAAAAGCGGCTGATAAATCAAGCAACAAGTTTACTTCTCCATTGTTCCTTAAAAAATTAGGATTGGTTTACGAATCACAAAAAGACTATAAAAACGCAGAAGACGCTTACAACAAAATCAAAAATGAGTTCCCTGCAAGCCAGGAAGCTGCCATGATTGATGAGTACATTGCGCGTGTTACTGCTGCACAAGGAAAATAAAATTTGCAACTATTTGACAAAGGCCTGCATTTTATGCGGGCCTTTTTTTTGTTTTAATACTTATCTTTGCAACATGGCAACACAATTAAAAAACCTATCTGACTTTTCTCATACTACTGTTCCTGATGGCGCAGCTTATAAAATCGCTATTGCAGTTGCTGAATGGAATGCAGATGTAACAGGCAGTCTTTATAAAGGTGCTTTAGAAACACTTTTAAAACATGGCGTTAAAGAAGAGAACATCACTTCTTTTGCTGTTCCAGGAAGTTTCGAGTTGACAGGTGCAGCAGAAATTTTATTAAAAAAACATACCGATCTTGATGCAGTGATCTGCCTTGGATGTATCATACAAGGGGAAACCAGGCATTTTGATTTTATCTGTGATGCAGTAGCTAATGGGGTAACACAAGTAGGAATTAAATATAGTAAACCAGTTATTTTCGGTGTCTTGACAACCAATGATTTACAACAGGCAGTGGACAGATCTGGTGGCAAACATGGTAACAAAGGTGATGAGGCTGCTATTACAGCAATAAAAATGGCACACTTACTGCATACAGCTTAATAAGGAATTGCTTTTTTTTCTGGAATAGTGTAGATTAGCAGAAGAAAAACAAAATCTACGCTCATGAAAAAGATAGCTATAGTGTTGCTGGGAGTATTCTTTGCAATAACAG
The DNA window shown above is from Pedobacter cryoconitis and carries:
- the ribH gene encoding 6,7-dimethyl-8-ribityllumazine synthase; its protein translation is MATQLKNLSDFSHTTVPDGAAYKIAIAVAEWNADVTGSLYKGALETLLKHGVKEENITSFAVPGSFELTGAAEILLKKHTDLDAVICLGCIIQGETRHFDFICDAVANGVTQVGIKYSKPVIFGVLTTNDLQQAVDRSGGKHGNKGDEAAITAIKMAHLLHTA
- a CDS encoding DUF721 domain-containing protein, whose product is MRKPNDMTLKDAISKMLSVYRLKGKFDETGVVAMWPEIMGTAIGNRTTQIYIAHKKLFVRIESSVIKNELLMVRTGIIQKLNERAGSEVINEIIFL
- a CDS encoding tetratricopeptide repeat protein; translation: MSTTEKEVNHNVKKGSFLEENSKSLLFIAAAVIVLVIIYFWYQNVYLKDRAEEASAKMYKAEQYVGVDSLANKAISGDAGYPGFEKIAEEYNNTKSANLANLYLGGIYLRKGEYKKATEVLGKYSETGSPVADPLALGMLGDAYSELKDYSQAITYYKKAADKSSNKFTSPLFLKKLGLVYESQKDYKNAEDAYNKIKNEFPASQEAAMIDEYIARVTAAQGK
- a CDS encoding DHH family phosphoesterase; this translates as MLSLSQLKTLLATPQKIVITTHHKPDGDAMGSSLGLYAYLIQKGHHVKVITPTDYPYFLHWLPNNSDVMIYTEAKEEAEQLVADAALVFCLDFNTLSRINELGEVIRNSSAYKIMIDHHLDPEDFDDYRHWSINACAAAQLVYDFIVNELKDGELMNKDIATCLYTGIMTDSGSFRFPSATSTVYRIGADLIDAGAEHWRIHQLVYDNATENRLRFLGNCLTNKLEIIREFNTAIISVTAEELKRFSIVTGDTEGIVNYALSINGIKLAAFIIERTDKVKLSLRSTGDFPANEICKKFFNGGGHRNAAGGYSDLNLEDTIAYFKSILPEYKTQLLQ
- a CDS encoding FKBP-type peptidyl-prolyl cis-trans isomerase: MKKLIITLLIPFCGYAVTAQTKRKPATKKALVKSTAAPARMTSLADSASYAFGISMGSGLKTNGLKALNYDLLIKGLKDAFQGQTPLLNEQASQKAIGDLFKTITMEKYAPQIAKEKNFLEGNLKQINVKNTASGLQYIVITPGEGPKPTATDNVLVNYKGTLLDGKQFDSSYDRKEPLSIAVNRVIPGWTEGLQLMSPGSKYKFFIPYQLAYGERAMGKDIPPYSMLIFEVELLKINGK
- a CDS encoding FKBP-type peptidyl-prolyl cis-trans isomerase; translated protein: MKKTLVILFAATLGLAACNNFKKGPGGLMYTIHKTEGKDKIVEGDIIKINAIQKTEKDSVTSSTYDIQQPAVFPVSKKQWAGDISDALMLLAEGDSATFKIDLDSMAKYSNQPKPATQKDKYMVFTVKIEKVMHKAKGEADSTFQKKATEFFQKDFQATVAKHKAAEAGKIKNFIEDNKLKVQTTASGLQYVITAPGDAQRATPTDTLMVNYTGKLLTKKSDGKESIFDTSIEKVAKESGKFNAMAQYGPRPFTIGRAIPGFDEGLKLIGKGGKITLIIPSKLAYGEGGMPQGGITPFSPLAFDVEITDIKKPTGAPAAAAPVMAPAAKK
- a CDS encoding nucleoside-diphosphate kinase translates to MTTNRTFTMIKPDAVANGHIGAIINDITAAGFKIIALKYTHLTAETAGKFYEVHKDRPFYGDLVSFMSSGPIVAAILEKDNAIEDFRKLIGATNPADAAEGTIRQKYAKSIDANAVHGSDSDENAAIEGDFFFTAAERF
- the recF gene encoding DNA replication/repair protein RecF (All proteins in this family for which functions are known are DNA-binding proteins that assist the filamentation of RecA onto DNA for the initiation of recombination or recombinational repair.), which encodes MWLKNITLLNFKNYSDADLRFSKTVNAFIGNNGAGKTNLLDAIHYLCLCKSYFNPIDSQQIKTAEELFMIQGDFDRQEKNEKITCGVKKNQKKQFKRNKKEYDKLASHIGLFPLVMISPYDVTIIMDGSEERRKFMDNVISQTDSQYLDELMLYNRHLLNRNALLKQIATTRRYDPALLEIFNEQLIGCGEKIFAKRQQFMVDYIELFNKYYQYLTEDAEQVCLTYQSQLNDTPFETLLLQSVEKDKVLERTTTGIHKDDLIFTIRDMPLKKFGSQGQQKSFLIALKLAQYAYVEKYKGFKPLLLLDDIFDKLDERRMHKLMEMVSHHDFGQIFITDTGKERVLNIFDKIKVPVTLFEVINGGIQHA